DNA sequence from the Poecilia reticulata strain Guanapo linkage group LG19, Guppy_female_1.0+MT, whole genome shotgun sequence genome:
CTGCCGTTTTTACTCTAACAAATctttgaggccttcacagaRAAACTGGATTTACACTAAGAGCAAATTACRCAGTAGGAAATGTTGAGCAGTTTTTGGTTATGTCAAAAAGcacttccttccacttcacaatcatgAAGTGATACATTACATAAAATTATGTCAGATGctgctgaagtttgtggttttaaggtGACAAAAAGTGGAACAGTTAAAGCTGATTTGGGCGGACACYGTATTGTTGACACTGAATGTTCGTTTTAAccacaaacagattttaaattccGARAATTAAAAAAGGATTGCATGGAGGTCATGAGAACATCGATGTTAAAcgagaaaaaacacaaaacaagctgGAGAAGATTCCCTCAGGTTCAAACAAACAACAAGGAATAAAATGTTAGAACGAGAAGCAAAACTTCtcctggaaacaaaaaaacaaaaaaaaaaagatcaaatctaTAAGGATTGTAAAGTCCCGGATGACAGAAAATCTACACCAACACACTCAGCATTAATCAGACCTTTTGATTAACAGTGTTACatatgaaaaaagggaaaataaataaataaatctctcgATTCGGTACGTACCTGACGCCCGGCATATCGCAGGCCCAGCTTGCCGCTGACCAGGGCTTGAACCTCCTCTGGTCTAAACGAAACAAAAAGGCCAATTTATGGTCCAAATTTCAAAAGtgatatttatttcagaaaaattgaCTCTTTAAGGCACAGAAGTACTCACGAGCTGAGCACAATTTTGCACAGCAGCATGTATTTGAGCGCCGTAATGGCCCTGGGGCTGTCGATGGAGTCGTAACCCTCGAAGGCCTCAAAGAAGTAGGAGTAGGCCGTCTTCCAGTCCTTCTCCTCTGCTGCGTGAATGATCCCTGCAGCAAGACATGACACAGCGTGACATGAASCGTTTACGGTCACAGTAAGAGACATAAACCTCTATGAAATGTGAAGCGTCCACAAAGCCGGATGAGGCTCGTTTAAGMTGTAAAGTTACACCGAAACCAGCAGGGACCTTTCACCTTTCGCGTGTTCATAGGTATGATGTTATTTGTTACTGCTTTTAAAGGGGAGAAAAACTGAAACGTTGACATAAACTATCCCGAAATTGTGAAMTCACGCGAGCAAGAAAGAATCTAGAGCTACTTCAGACAGTTTCTAGCAAGCAGTTGTGACGATTAGATCGGTTTTAATcgataaaaaggaaaaatttcTTTTAAGMCATCAGATTAGATTTTGAAGCATCAGCTCGATTCCCGTCTGACCTGACTGCATGTCCAGCGTTGCCTGGAGCTTTGGGGGACAATAAATGGCRTTGGCCGTGGTTCTGGCTGAGGTCAGGGCGGCGCGGGCCTTGGGCAGGTTACTGAGAGCGTGGTACGTCTTGCTTTCGAGCAGCTGGACCTCAACGAGGAGCGCTTTGTCGTCCATCTTCttcagctcctgcagcagctgggaGCCTGGAGGAAGGAGAGCGAGACCGAGTCAAACTCATGCCCACCAAGTGTTGAACGTTGCCACTAAACTGTGAAACACAGATATGAACATGCtgcttgtttctctgcttttatcTGCTTAACATAAGAAAAAGTTGACTATTAAGTGATAGCTGGATTCTAAAAACACCACATAGAGTAAGCAACAAAAACTCACCAAGAGCCAAGGCCTCCTGGTATCTTTTGGTATCAAAATAGAGGGAGATCAGCCGAGCCTGAAATCGGAGAGAATGTTAAAATGAGCCACGGAGAAAACGTCAAGCCAAATCGCTGAAAATGTTGTCCTGACCTTCATTTCATAGAAYCGGGGTTCtcaaattttcacatttaaagatCCAAATCCGATTACTAGATGAAGTCAAAAGTTCAGAACTCTRGTAAAACTTTCTAATATCGACAGGAAATTAAAGGATTAAGAAAATAGACTTCACTTaattcagaaatgaaaatggaaTCCACTGTAAAATGATGAATAACTCACAATttgcaatgttttcttttggtaACAATCTCAGTGTTACATTGATATTTACAGCAAACATCCCAACCAggtatttcttttaatatattaaaattcagaaaagaacaaaagttaTACATCACAgtatctagaaaaaaaactagtgTGTGCTTTGAATGAGCTGCTTAGACACAGGGCCTtatataattacttttttagCCAAATTGTACTTTAAGGATTTCATGTTTTACaacataaacatgttatttaaCATAAACAGCTACTTAAACAGCTACTGTTAGCAAAAATATGGAAACTTTGTAGTTTGTGCTGCATtttataattgattttttttaacagctaaCCTGATCTCATCAAGAATAAAACTGTCTGATTTCCATCTATGGCCGATAGAATAAGTACATCACATCTCTACATGAAAGTCATTTCACTTCAAGTTCCTCTGTTCAGCATTTGAATTCAGGTCCATAAATGTGGAACGACAGTAAACATTAATTTCAccatctttaaattaaacactgcGACAGttcttttcaacaagataaatgaaaaaaactgtgatattctttgtaaaataaaaactcagaccGTTTCTTAATGCCAGAGATAGATATGACAGCTTGGCCAAGACGTCCAGCAGCAGTCATCAGTTATTGCTTAAAGGCTGTTTCATCACATTTGTACAAGCtccagtttttatcatttatttgcCATGGTATAAACAGTCTTATTTAATGACGACTTTCACTTTAAGATGGAAACCTTTCCCGCTCCCTGAGCCAGCGCGTTTAAAGAACTGATCCCCTCCGAAGCTCGAATTCAGGAATTTTACTTCCGATTTCATGTTACCTGATCCACGTTTGTagagaaagcagaaataaaaagcaaagcaattAATTCAGAGTAACTTAATAATTTGGCAGGAATTGTTTCATTATTGTAGGAGTTACTCAGCGATCAGGTTTTGGTCACTGCGTCCTGGAATCAGGTTCACTAGATACAAAAAGTCAAATAAGAGAGATACGAGTCGGATCTAAATGGCTCTTGGAACATTCTGACCCCACAGTAAACTGGCCTGGcttggaaacattttatatattttcatgctaaaagtttacaaaacaaatccagaaaTTATTTTGAGTAAATGCCACATCTTCTCTTACTGAGTAAAGTTACAAATTCACATAGAAAAGTGCAGTTGAGGATGGATTAGGTGCTACTCAATGCACCCGCCCCATGACGGCTACTTTAGACGTACTGACCTCCAGAGCCTGTCGTAGGAAGGTCCGCTTCTCTGCCTTTGCCCACTCGATGCATTCCAGACACAGCTCCACCTCCTGCCCGGTTGCTGCCTCCATGTCCAGGAAAAGGTCCAGCAGAGAGCGGACGAGCCGGGCCGCCTTGGCTTTGCTGATGGAAATCAGGAACGGTCTCACAAACTTCAACAAGCCTCCGAGTTCTGCAGAAAGATGAGAACCATCAAAACTTTATAGTTCAGCACcttcagtttccttttaaagGTAGTATAAAAATAGCCAGACAATTCAAAATTAGAGCAAacttggaaaacaaaattattttaaggaaCTGTTTAAGTgactgtgagtttttttttatcatttggaggcaaaatctaaaactaaattCACTTCAACAACTATtacaaacattaaacataaatattaccTGCAGCCTGCCCCGTCTTTGCCAGGAGTGTTCCCAGCTCCAGGATGCTTTGCTCTTTAACCCTAACGGCCTCCT
Encoded proteins:
- the psmd11b gene encoding 26S proteasome non-ATPase regulatory subunit 11B — translated: MAAAAVVEFQRAQSLISTDRNASIDILHSIVRRDVQENDEEAVRVKEQSILELGTLLAKTGQAAELGGLLKFVRPFLISISKAKAARLVRSLLDLFLDMEAATGQEVELCLECIEWAKAEKRTFLRQALEARLISLYFDTKRYQEALALGSQLLQELKKMDDKALLVEVQLLESKTYHALSNLPKARAALTSARTTANAIYCPPKLQATLDMQSGIIHAAEEKDWKTAYSYFFEAFEGYDSIDSPRAITALKYMLLCKIVLSSPEEVQALVSGKLGLRYAGRQTDALKCVAQASKNRSLADFEKALTEYKAELRDDPIINTHLAKLYDSLLEQNLIRVIEPFSRVQIAHISDLIKLSKGDVERKLSQMILDKKFHGILDQGEGVLIIFEEPPVDKTYEAALETIQNMSKVVDSLYNKAKKLT